A portion of the Epinephelus moara isolate mb chromosome 4, YSFRI_EMoa_1.0, whole genome shotgun sequence genome contains these proteins:
- the slc25a5 gene encoding ADP/ATP translocase 2 codes for MSETAISFAKDFLAGGIAAAISKTAVAPIERVKLLLQVQHASKQITADKQYKGIVDCVVRIPKEQGFLSFWRGNLANVIRYFPTQALNFAFKDKYKKIFLDGVDKRTQFWRYFAGNLASGGAAGATSLCFVYPLDFARTRLAADVGKAGMEREFKGLGDCLVKITKSDGIRGLYQGFSVSVQGIIIYRAAYFGVYDTAKGMLPDPKNTHIFVSWMIAQSVTAVAGLVSYPFDTVRRRMMMQSGRKGADIMYSGTIDCWRKILRDEGGKAFFKGAWSNVLRGMGGAFVLVLYDELKKVI; via the exons ATGAGTGAGACAGCTATTTCCTTCGCCAAGGACTTCTTGGCTGGTGGTATCGCCGCTGCCATCTCCAAAACAGCTGTAGCCCCCATCGAGAGAGTCAAGCTTCTCCTGCAG GTACAACATGCCAGCAAGCAGATTACAGCCGACAAGCAGTACAAGGGCATCGTCGACTGTGTCGTCCGTATCCCCAAAGAGCAGGGCTTCCTCTCGTTCTGGAGAGGCAATCTGGCCAACGTCATCCGATACTTCCCCACTCAGGCCCTCAACTTTGCTTTCAAGGACAAGTACAAGAAGATTTTCCTTGACGGCGTGGACAAGCGCACACAGTTCTGGAGATACTTTGCGGGTAACCTAGCATCCGGTGGCGCCGCCGGAGCCACGTCGCTCTGTTTTGTGTACCCCCTCGACTTCGCCAGAACACGTCTGGCTGCTGACGTCGGCAAAGCTGGGATGGAGCGTGAGTTCAAAGGTCTGGGAGACTGCTTGGTGAAGATTACCAAGTCTGATGGCATCAGGGGTCTGTACCAGGGCTTCAGCGTGTCCGTGCAGGGCATCATCATCTACAGAGCTGCTTACTTTGGCGTCTACGACACAGCGAAGG GCATGCTCCCAGACCccaagaacacacacatttttgtcaGCTGGATGATCGCTCAGTCTGTGACTGCGGTCGCTGGTCTTGTGTCCTACCCCTTCGACACTGTCCGTCGTCGTATGATGATGCAGTCTGGACGCAAAGGAG CTGACATCATGTACTCTGGCACCATTGACTGCTGGAGGAAGATTTTACGCGATGAGGGCGGCAAGGCCTTCTTCAAGGGAGCCTGGTCTAACGTGCTCAGAGGCATGGGTGGCGCCTTCGTGCTCGTCTTGTACGATGAGCTCAAGAAAGTCATCTAA